In Gemmata obscuriglobus, a single genomic region encodes these proteins:
- a CDS encoding thioesterase domain-containing protein, with protein MWFSCGLLATALALAGCTLPCHKGYEKALENGVQCELPTPCRNRVHLFMVHGLTPSTHTGLNALRLQLGENGFAKVGIGEFYHAWWVKSEIECIRKNDPDARFVLLGYDYGAGVALSLARDLTAKGAAVDAVVLLDPKGCAPEPCGVHTLLITNGMCTERVPHSARVMVPDATHFTLPAHPTTVAAVADLLRNIAERHCEPEIEEVPVWSYPNAPEPHSVAPVRGTPPEWNFLADRAGPTRAIGTQTATRPVAKPPAVATTAPVPVSPVPVATKR; from the coding sequence ATGTGGTTCAGCTGTGGGCTTCTGGCGACCGCACTCGCTCTCGCGGGCTGCACGTTACCGTGTCACAAGGGGTATGAGAAGGCGCTCGAAAACGGGGTGCAGTGCGAGCTGCCGACCCCGTGCCGGAACCGCGTTCACCTGTTCATGGTGCACGGGCTCACCCCGTCCACACACACCGGCCTGAACGCGCTGCGGTTGCAACTCGGCGAGAACGGGTTCGCGAAGGTTGGGATCGGTGAGTTCTATCACGCGTGGTGGGTGAAGAGCGAGATCGAGTGCATCCGCAAGAACGACCCCGACGCGCGGTTCGTGCTCCTGGGCTACGACTACGGGGCCGGCGTCGCGCTCTCGCTCGCCCGCGACCTAACCGCAAAGGGCGCGGCGGTCGATGCCGTCGTGCTGCTCGACCCGAAGGGCTGCGCGCCCGAGCCGTGCGGGGTTCACACGCTCCTCATCACGAACGGCATGTGTACCGAACGTGTCCCGCACTCGGCCCGGGTGATGGTCCCGGACGCCACGCACTTCACCCTCCCGGCGCACCCGACGACCGTCGCGGCGGTCGCGGACCTGTTGCGGAACATCGCCGAGCGGCACTGCGAGCCGGAGATCGAAGAGGTGCCCGTGTGGAGCTACCCGAACGCCCCGGAGCCGCACTCCGTGGCGCCCGTGCGGGGCACCCCGCCCGAATGGAACTTCCTCGCCGACCGCGCCGGCCCGACGCGCGCCATCGGCACCCAGACGGCCACACGCCCGGTCGCGAAGCCGCCCGCGGTGGCCACAACGGCTCCGGTCCCGGTGTCGCCGGTTCCGGTGGCCACGAAGCGCTGA
- a CDS encoding LysR family transcriptional regulator, producing MELEQLRHLVKVAEQENFTRAAELVGLSQSALSRSVARLEEELGQPIFERQSRKVALTDAGRLLLDRARIVLTMLDDVTAEIADNGRSGKVRVAAIPTIAPYFLPECLRSFHRLFPQAQLIVLEDTTEALLKKVTDGEVDIAIGALPIGTKYVEVEPLFEEELLLVTGREHPLAAKPAVCLADIAELPFVLLGEAHCLSDNVVSFCRQHSFHPVSVERTSQLSMVQELVALGHGVSLIPDMARARDTSPARVYRSLSGPPPTRTVAMITNPYRYHSQIVRKFAEHLRGSRAAN from the coding sequence GTGGAACTGGAGCAACTGCGGCATTTGGTGAAAGTGGCCGAGCAGGAAAATTTCACCCGGGCGGCCGAACTCGTCGGGCTGTCTCAGTCCGCATTGAGCCGATCCGTCGCGCGTCTGGAAGAGGAACTCGGCCAGCCCATCTTCGAGCGGCAGTCGCGAAAGGTGGCGCTCACCGATGCGGGCCGGTTGCTGCTCGACCGCGCCCGCATCGTGCTGACGATGCTGGACGATGTAACGGCCGAGATCGCCGACAACGGCCGGTCCGGCAAGGTCCGGGTCGCGGCGATCCCGACGATCGCCCCGTATTTTCTGCCGGAGTGCCTGCGGTCCTTCCACCGCCTGTTCCCGCAGGCCCAGTTGATCGTACTCGAGGATACGACCGAGGCGCTGCTCAAGAAGGTGACCGACGGGGAGGTCGACATCGCCATCGGGGCGCTGCCGATCGGCACGAAGTACGTGGAGGTCGAACCGCTCTTTGAAGAGGAACTGCTACTGGTGACCGGCCGCGAGCACCCGCTCGCCGCGAAGCCGGCCGTGTGCTTGGCGGACATTGCGGAGCTGCCGTTCGTGCTGCTGGGCGAGGCGCACTGCCTTTCGGACAACGTGGTGTCGTTCTGCCGGCAGCACTCGTTTCACCCGGTTTCGGTCGAGCGGACCAGTCAGCTCTCGATGGTGCAGGAGTTGGTCGCTCTGGGGCACGGCGTGAGCCTGATCCCGGACATGGCCCGGGCGCGTGACACCAGCCCCGCGCGCGTGTACCGCTCGCTCAGCGGACCGCCGCCCACGCGAACCGTCGCAATGATTACGAACCCCTACCGCTACCACAGCCAGATCGTCCGGAAGTTCGCCGAGCACCTCCGCGGCTCACGAGCGGCGAATTGA
- a CDS encoding Gfo/Idh/MocA family protein, translating into MVRIGIVGIGFMGRIHFLASQRLTGAKVTAICSRDAAKRAGDWHNTRGNFGPEPGQVDLTGVKAYAEVSELLADPEIDLIDICTVTDQHTPLALAALKAGKHVLVEKAIALSPEDADAMVAAAKSAGKLLMVAHVLPFFPEFKYAADVIANGKYGKVVAAHFKRVIAKPDWSSDIGDAAKTGGPAVDLHIHDTHFIGLVCGVPKHVFSAGTVESGAVSYLTTSYLYGPGGPAVTCSSGAVSMPGRPFVHGYEIYLEKATLLFDSGGVPLTLLTADGKSEHPALPGGGDALSAFTDELQTAVGGVASGREPALLSGQLARDALVLCHREIESVKTGKPVAIS; encoded by the coding sequence ATGGTGCGAATCGGAATTGTCGGCATCGGGTTCATGGGCCGCATTCACTTCCTCGCCAGCCAGCGCCTCACCGGCGCGAAGGTGACCGCGATTTGCAGCCGCGACGCCGCCAAGCGCGCGGGCGACTGGCACAACACCCGCGGTAATTTCGGCCCCGAACCCGGCCAGGTGGACCTCACCGGCGTTAAGGCCTACGCGGAGGTGAGCGAACTCCTCGCGGACCCCGAAATCGATCTGATCGACATCTGCACCGTCACGGACCAGCACACGCCGCTCGCGCTCGCCGCACTCAAGGCCGGCAAACACGTGCTGGTCGAAAAGGCGATCGCCCTTTCGCCCGAGGACGCCGACGCGATGGTCGCCGCGGCCAAGAGCGCCGGGAAGTTGCTGATGGTGGCGCACGTGCTGCCGTTCTTCCCCGAGTTCAAGTACGCGGCCGATGTGATCGCGAACGGCAAATACGGAAAGGTGGTCGCGGCGCACTTCAAACGAGTGATCGCGAAACCGGACTGGTCGTCGGACATCGGCGACGCCGCCAAGACCGGCGGACCGGCGGTCGATCTGCACATCCACGACACCCACTTCATCGGGTTGGTGTGCGGGGTCCCGAAGCACGTGTTCTCGGCCGGCACGGTCGAAAGCGGCGCGGTTTCGTACCTCACCACCTCGTACCTCTACGGCCCCGGCGGCCCCGCGGTGACGTGCTCCAGCGGCGCCGTGTCGATGCCCGGGCGGCCGTTCGTCCACGGGTACGAAATCTACCTGGAGAAGGCGACGCTGCTGTTCGACTCGGGCGGGGTGCCGCTGACGCTCCTGACCGCGGACGGGAAGTCCGAGCACCCCGCGCTCCCCGGCGGGGGCGACGCGCTCTCGGCGTTCACGGACGAGCTACAGACCGCGGTCGGCGGGGTCGCGTCGGGCCGGGAGCCGGCGCTGCTGAGCGGGCAACTGGCGCGTGACGCGCTCGTGCTGTGTCACCGCGAAATCGAATCTGTGAAGACGGGCAAACCAGTAGCCATCAGCTAA